Part of the Intestinibacillus sp. Marseille-P6563 genome is shown below.
CAACACCGCCACATTTATCGGCTACCGGCGGCGGGGCATCCTCGGCGGCATCGTGGCGACGTTGGGCGTGGTGTTCCCGTCCCTGGTGATTATCGCGATCATTGCCGCCTGCTTGCAGAACTTTGCCGATTATCCGGTCGTGCAGGATGCCTTTGCTGGCATCAGCGTGTGCGTCTGTGTGCTGATTTTTAACGCGGTGCGCAAGCTGTGGAAAAAGTCGGTCGTCAATCCGGGCGCCCTGGCGATTTTTGCGGTCGTATTTTTAGGTGCGATGTTCACCGGTCTGTCGCCCGTGGTGCTGGTCATCGCGGCCGGTCTGGCAGGCGTTTTGATGCGCGGGCTGCGCTATCGGAAGGGGGAATGAGCATGCTCCTGCTGCGACTGTTTTATGAATTTTTCAAGGTCGGTCTGTTCTCGGTGGGCGGCGGTTTGGCGAC
Proteins encoded:
- a CDS encoding chromate transporter, with translation MGSFKEYFTLFSTFARIGGLTFGGGYAMLPMLQREIVEHYGWATEEELADYYAIGQCTPGIIAVNTATFIGYRRRGILGGIVATLGVVFPSLVIIAIIAACLQNFADYPVVQDAFAGISVCVCVLIFNAVRKLWKKSVVNPGALAIFAVVFLGAMFTGLSPVVLVIAAGLAGVLMRGLRYRKGE